ACCTGTTCGCGGACGGCTCGACGGTCCGCGACGTGTGGGTGCACGGAGAGCGCTATGTGGTGAACCCGGACGCCGCGGTCGATCCGCGTGGTGAGTGGCGGATCACGTCCGCGGACGAGCCGCGCCTGAACGGCACGCTGAAGGTCGACGGCACGCTCGCGCGGCTGCGCGGCTCCGTCACGCTGAATGGCCAGACAATCGAGCTGTCGGACGTCAGCGCAGGCACGGAGGCCGGGCGCGTCCAGGTCGCCTTCCCCGGCAAGGCAATCGGCATCGACGGCGTCGTGCAGCTCTCCGCGTCGATCACCGGTGACCAGGCGTACGGCTGGAGCGCACTGCCCGACGGTGCGCGGCCGACGTGGCGCGGCGAGCGCAGTGCACCGTTTGTCGCGGACGCGCGCGCACGTGACGCACGCACGGCGTCGCTCGTGCTCAACGGCATCCGGCCCGCCACCGCATTCGGCCGTGAGCGGCTGCCCGAGCAGCCGGAGCACGTGCTCGTGCGCAACGCGACGATCTGGACGCAGGGCACGCAGGGTCGCCTCGAGAACGCGGACATGCTGGTCACGCGCGGCAAGGTCATACGCGTCGGGCAGAACCTCGACGCGCCGCGCGGCGCGGTGATCGTCGATGCCACGGGCAGGCACGTCACGCCCGGACTCATCGACGCGCACGTGCACACCAGCACGTCGGGCACCAACGAGAGCGGCTTCGCGATCGTGCCGGAGGTTCGCATGGGCGACGTCGTGGACCACACCTCGATCGACATGTACCGCCAGCTCGCGGGCGGGCTCACGCTCGGTCACGTGATGCACGGCTCGGCCAACCCGATCGGCGGCCAGAACGTGTTCCTGAAGATGCGCTGGGGCGGGCTGCCGGATCAGCTCGAGCTCGAGGATGCGCCCCGCACCGTGAAGTTCGCGCTGGGCGAGAACCCCAAGCGCCGCCAGGGCCGATACCCCGACACGCGCATGGGCACGCAGGCGATCATCCGCGACCACTTCATGGCCGCGCGCGATTACGAGCGCGCATGGCAGCGCTGGGAAGAGACGAAGGAAGGGCTGCCGCCCCGGCGCGACCTGCGCATGGAAGCGCTGGTCGACATCCTGAACGAGGACCTGCGCGTGCAGTCGCACGGCTACCGCCAGGACGAGTTCCTCGCCCTGATCCGGTTGGCGGAGGAGTTCGGCTTCGGGATCCAGGCACTGCAGCACGCGCTCGAGGCGTACAAGCTCGCGCCCGAGCTTGCGGCGAGCAACGTGGCCGCCGTCGTGTGGAGCGACTGGTCCGCGTTCAAGGTCGAGGCGCAGGACGGCACGCCGTACAATGCGAAGGTGCTGCTGGACGCCGGGGTGCTGACGTCTCTGCACTCCGACGACGGCACCATCTCCAGCCGCATGAACTGGGAAGCCGGCAAGATGCTGCGCACCGGCATCTCCGAGGAGGACGCGCTGTCGCTCGTGACGAGCAGAACCGCCGCGGTGTTCGGCCTCGAGGATCGGGTCGGATCATTGCAGCC
This is a stretch of genomic DNA from Longimicrobiales bacterium. It encodes these proteins:
- a CDS encoding amidohydrolase family protein, with product LFADGSTVRDVWVHGERYVVNPDAAVDPRGEWRITSADEPRLNGTLKVDGTLARLRGSVTLNGQTIELSDVSAGTEAGRVQVAFPGKAIGIDGVVQLSASITGDQAYGWSALPDGARPTWRGERSAPFVADARARDARTASLVLNGIRPATAFGRERLPEQPEHVLVRNATIWTQGTQGRLENADMLVTRGKVIRVGQNLDAPRGAVIVDATGRHVTPGLIDAHVHTSTSGTNESGFAIVPEVRMGDVVDHTSIDMYRQLAGGLTLGHVMHGSANPIGGQNVFLKMRWGGLPDQLELEDAPRTVKFALGENPKRRQGRYPDTRMGTQAIIRDHFMAARDYERAWQRWEETKEGLPPRRDLRMEALVDILNEDLRVQSHGYRQDEFLALIRLAEEFGFGIQALQHALEAYKLAPELAASNVAAVVWSDWSAFKVEAQDGTPYNAKVLLDAGVLTSLHSDDGTISSRMNWEAGKMLRTGISEEDALSLVTSRTAAVFGLEDRVGSLQPGLDADFVIWSGHPLSQFTRAEQTWIDGTKYFDIETDRQMRAQIQRERAQLIQLILEQDDDAGSRRVAGGTR